In the genome of Vicia villosa cultivar HV-30 ecotype Madison, WI linkage group LG7, Vvil1.0, whole genome shotgun sequence, one region contains:
- the LOC131616698 gene encoding receptor-like serine/threonine-protein kinase At2g45590 yields MPSRPPPQPPLPSAATITAPHHYHHREMLIGGCIAAAVFLTAVLISVAIFIYRKLSHNRTTPFEQSQRRFSFSILRRASNSFSASTRLGHGGFGSVHKATLPTGETVALKVMDSPGSIQGEREFHNELSLCSNLSSPFILSLLGYSSDRSGRKLVLVYELMENRSLQDALLDRRCPELMCWLNRFDVAVSVAKGLEYLHHSCDPPVIHGDVKPSNVLLDREFRAKIGDFGLARVKSLEDSGMEMMVEEVREKKKRDVVVVEDCSSVSVVEESESVVTNTTVGFDRSPESFNVRVLDSDASPEVGVVSPEMSGVEKLSVVSDGCFDKFSIDSGNQRKRGGGCVRGGSGRDWWWKQENNGGGSESGRVKDYVMEWIGSEIKKERPKSSEWVGSGSSICSGVGDVAATAKVEGKKKQRKKLEWWASLDEEKVKGKKNRKPREWWKEEFCEELSKKSRKKKRSLDCRGESWWQRDEDVGSVAGVKKKKRKSKSSRGSIDWWLEGLSGDLRNNGRRNSQDWGNGDIPKSGGISSTPSMRGTVCYIAPEYGGGGQLSEKCDVYSFGVLLLVLVAGRRPLQVTASPISEFERANLISWARQLAHNGKLLDLVDSSIHSLDREQALLCITIALLCLQRSPGKRPSMKEIVGMLSGEADPPHLPFEFSPSPPSNFPFKSRKKAR; encoded by the coding sequence ATGCCATCGCGTCCGCCTCCTCAACCACCTCTTCCATCCGCCGCAACCATCACAGCTCCCCACCACTACCACCACCGTGAAATGCTAATCGGCGGCTGCATCGCTGCAGCCGTCTTCCTAACAGCAGTGTTAATCTCCGTAGCAATCTTCATCTACAGAAAACTCTCACACAACCGAACGACGCCGTTTGAGCAAAGCCAGAGAAGATTCTCGTTCTCTATACTCCGTCGCGCTTCAAACTCTTTCTCGGCTTCGACGCGCCTCGGACACGGCGGATTCGGTTCGGTTCATAAAGCTACTCTACCGACCGGAGAAACCGTGGCTTTGAAAGTAATGGATTCGCCGGGTTCGATTCAAGGTGAGAGAGAGTTTCATAACGAGCTTTCTCTGTGTTCGAATCTGAGTTCTCCTTTCATTCTTTCGCTTCTCGGTTATTCTTCGGACCGGTCTGGTAGAAAGCTTGTTTTGGTTTACGAACTCATGGAGAACCGGAGTCTTCAGGATGCGCTTTTAGACCGGAGGTGTCCGGAGTTAATGTGTTGGTTGAATCGGTTCGATGTGGCGGTTTCGGTTGCTAAAGGACTTGAGTATCTTCATCATAGCTGTGATCCTCCGGTGATTCATGGTGATGTAAAACCTAGTAATGTTCTTTTGGATCGTGAATTTAGGGCTAAGATTGGGGATTTTGGACTTGCTAGGGTTAAGAGTTTGGAGGATTCTGGAATGGAGATGATGGTGGAGGAGGTTCgtgagaagaaaaagagagatgttgttgttgttgaggatTGTAGTTCTGTTTCTGTTGTTGAGGAATCAGAGAGTGTTGTTACTAATACTACGGTTGGATTTGATCGGTCGCCGGAGAGTTTTAATGTGAGGGTTTTGGATTCGGATGCTTCGCCCGAGGTGGGGGTTGTTTCGCCGGAGATGAGCGGGGTTGAGAAATTAAGTGTTGTGTCTGATGGTTGTTTTGATAAATTTAGTATTGATAGTGGGAATCAGAGGAAGAGAGGTGGGGGTTGTGTTCGAGGTGGTTCTGGGAGGGATTGGTGGTGGAAGCAAGAGAATAATGGGGGAGGATCTGAATCAGGGAGGGTGAAGGATTATGTTATGGAGTGGATTGGGAGTGAGATAAAGAAGGAGAGACCTAAGAGTAGTGAGTGGGTTGGTTCTGGTTCTTCGATTTGTTCGGGTGTTGGTGATGTGGCTGCGACGGCAAAGGTGGAGGGTAAGAAGAAACAGAGGAAGAAATTGGAATGGTGGGCTTCACTTGATGAGGAGAAGGTTAAAGGGAAGAAGAATAGAAAACCAAGGGAATGGTGGAAGGAGGAGTTTTGTGAGGAGCTTTCGAAAAAGAGTAGGAAGAAAAAGAGAAGCCTCGATTGTCGTGGAGAATCGTGGTGGCAGAGAGACGAGGATGTAGGCAGTGTGGCGGgggtgaagaagaaaaagaggaaaagtaAGAGTAGTAGAGGGAGTATTGATTGGTGGTTGGAAGGTTTAAGCGGCGACCTTAGGAATAATGGAAGGAGAAATAGTCAAGATTGGGGTAATGGTGATATACCAAAGAGTGGAGGAATCAGTAGCACACCAAGTATGAGAGGAACAGTTTGTTACATTGCTCCTGAATATGGCGGCGGTGGACAATTATCTGAGAAATGTGATGTGTATAGTTTCGGTGTTCTGCTTTTGGTTTTGGTTGCTGGAAGAAGACCACTTCAAGTAACAGCATCACCAATTTCAGAATTTGAAAGAGCAAATCTCATTTCATGGGCTAGGCAACTTGCTCACAATGGGAAACTCTTAGATCTTGTTGATAGTTCTATTCATTCTTTGGATAGGGAACAAGCATTGCTTTGTATCACCATTGCATTGTTGTGTTTGCAGAGATCACCTGGGAAAAGGCCCTCCATGAAAGAGATTGTTGGGATGCTTTCCGGTGAGGCCGACCCACCCCATTTGCCCTTTGAATTCTCACCTTCACCACCCTCTAATTTCCCTTTCAAATCAAGAAAAAAAGCTAGGTGA